GGGGGCCATTGTGGTTCTTCTGGGGATGGATCTCGGGCTCTTCACCGATGAATATGGAGAGATCTATACCCGCGTGGCAGAGGATGCGGGTGCCTTTCTGATCCCCTCGATCAATAGGGGGATCCTGGATAAAGGCGCATATCGCCAGGAGGACCGGATCCATCCCAACGCGGCAGGCCACAGGAAGCTGGCGGAACGACTGGCGGATGAACTGAAACCGATTCTCTTGAGAGCCAATCGACCGCCTGGCCTTTAACAGGATGTAACGGCTTATGGGTCTTCGTGATACCATTTCTCCGTGACGGCTTCCCCGGTGATGGATAACCCGATTTCAACCGGTCATTTTTCCATCAAGAAAATACGGCATTTTTTCACTTTCCTTCTGGCCGCCATTCCCATAGCTGTTATTTTCGGGTACTTTTACTTTCATCTGGTTTTCGGGATCTTTCTGATCTTCCTGCTCTTCATGGTGCACCCGGAGACTCCGGTTCCCCTTCTGGCGCGACCCTGGGTTCTGCTTGGAGGCACAGGATTTGTCGCTGCACTTTTCTTCCCGTGTTTTTCCCTGGCTCTCCTGATCAGCCATTTCTACCCGCCGCTCCCTTACAACCGGTTCTGGCCCGTTTTACACAAACTATGGACTGAGTGGTTCATTCTGATTTCCGCGTCGGCTGCGGTCCTCTGGGCAATTGTAAGATCGATCCGGGAAGTGAGCTGGATCCTCCAGGAAATCAGGCAGGTGGATAATCTTCCCGGAAGCAAGGCGAGGTCCGTCACTCCTGGTCTGGCCGAAATGTCGGGTACAGCCAGGTCTCTGGACGCGGAAGGTTCGGGAATCCATCCCCTCCTTCGGCTCATAGAGGCGGACAGGCTGTCCCGGACGAGAGTCGCCGGGGTTCCCTTCTATCTGGAGGATGAGACGGGGAGAATTCTTGTTGATCCCGGGAAGGCTCAGCCGGGGTCCGCCTGGGCTTTTATCCTTGGATTTCGATGCCACGACATCATTCTCACACGCCATCGGATAGCAGGTTCCTGGTTTTCGCCTTCCATCCGGGAGTTACGTCCTGGAGATCCCGTTTACATCGTTGGATCGGTACAGCTTCGCGAGGATTCTCCCCAAGATGCCAGGGGTCCGGAAGCCCTTGTCATTCGTCCCCTGGTGGAGGAGCGCCAGGACTTCTTCTGGAAGATTTTTCACAGATACCTTTCGGATGAGCACCCCTTCAGTCATCGTTTTCAGCATGTTTTTTTTCTCTCCGACACGGTGGAGATTACCGCGAGAAAGCTTCTTATCCGCCATTTGGTTGCAAGCCTGATCATCGCTCTGGTGTGGATCGTGCCGGCGCTCTGGGTTCTGATTAACCACTGGATACGATACCCCGGTTTGTGAACTGAATAGATGGAAGGCCGTATACTACTGTCGAGGGATCAGGAGGACTTATGAAACGTTTATGGATTTCTGTCGTCACGATTCTATTCGCAATGGTTATGTGGGGTGGCGGGTTCCACATGAAGTTTCAGGAACATCGGGACGGGTACTACCACCATGGAACGATGGATCCCGCGGTCGATCGCGAATATGATCTATGGTTTTCTGATGGAAAGATCGCTCTTTCTTCTGAGAATTTCAGAATTCTTCTGGATGGAAAAGGCCACACGATTCGATTCCTGAATCTTGAGGGATCTTCCTATGTTGAATCGACGCTGCCCCTGAACCTGGCGGGTATGGCCGAGGAATCTCTGGCTCAGCGCCTCGCCATGTTTCCTGTCCACGGTGTCGTAAAGCCTACAGAAGAAAAAAAGATCATCCAGGGTGTTTCCTGCAGGGGATTTGATCAGGAATCCTGGATCGAATATCAGGGAGAACGGTACTACGAGACGGAGACACGAACGTGGGTGGCAGATCAACCTTTTCAGGACTGGGATCGCTATCTCCCGCTGGTAATCGATCTCCTTAAACTTGAAAATCCGGATGAAGAATTCCTGAAGGCTCAAATCGCTATGGGAGGGTTGGCTGTGGCCACGGAATCGGTCCGTTATGCGGATGCAAAGGCCATCCGGTCCTCTACGACCCTGCTCCTGGCGGAAGAAGCGGAAATTCCTGCCGAACTGTTTGCAATTCCAGAAGGATTTGAAAAAAAGGCGACCTTAACGCGGCAGGACCTGCCGTAGTATGAGAAAGAATCTGGCGTCAGGGAGGATACCATGAGTGAAGAAAGAAAATCGACCAATCGCCGAACCTTTATTCGGATGGGTGTTGCAGGTGTTGCAGGACTCTCTGCCGGAGCGTTGAAGGGACAGGAACCTGAAAAAAAGACGCCGTCCGGTAAAGAAGAGACGAATCCGCATCCGATCCCGCGGCGGAAGCTTGGAAGGACTGGAATTGAAGTACCCATTCTGAGCATGGGTGCCCAGGCGGAAGATCCGGCGGTCTATCGGGCTGCAGCAAAGGCCGGAATTACGCACTTTGACACGGCTGAAACCTATAATCGCGGGCAACATGAGGAGATGTTGGCCGAAGCCATGAAAGACTTCCCCCGGGAGCAGCTTCTCATCGGAACCAAGGTGTACATGCACGCAGATCAGAAAACGGGTCTCTATCCGAAAAATCTCTCCATCTCTTCCTTTTATGAGAAATTTGAAGGCAGTCTGAAGCGGCTCAAGATGGACTATGTCGACATCCTTTATATTCACAGCGTGACTTCCGCGGGAGGAGTCTCCTGCGCACCCCTCATGGAAGCCCTTGTGAAGCTGAAAAAAGAAGGGAAGACGCGTGCGATCGGATTGTCGACCCACACGAATGAAGCCCAGGTGATCGACGCCGCGAGGGAGGCAAAGGTATACGAGGTAATTCTCACGTCTTACAACTTTCTCCAGCCCCATTCAGCGGAGATGCAGCGCGCCATAGAACAGGGTGCGAAGGCTGGAATTGGATTTGTGGCAATGAAAACGCAGGCCGGTGTCTTCTATGACCGGGAGAGAAAAGAACCCATCCCGATGAAAGCGGCCTTGAAATGGGCTCTTTCCAATCCCCATATTGCGACGGCCATCGCCGGGTTCACGACCTTTGATCAGCTTGAGGAAGATCTCGCCGCTGTCCAGGATCTTTCGCTTTCTGCCGAGGAAAAGAAGGGCCTCCGTCTGGTCGAAGGAAAGGCCGGTCTCTATTGCTCTCAGTGCCGTCAATGTCTGGATCAGTGTCCTCACAGCCTGTCCATTCCTGACTACATGAGGGCCTACATGTATGCCTATGGCTACCGCAATCTCTCAAAAGCCTATCAAACCCTTTCCGAATTCAAGGGAAAAGCGGTTCCCTGCACAGAGTGCCCATCGTGCACGGTCACATGCGCGAAGCAATTCGATGTAAAAATGAAAGTTCTCGATGTGGCCAGGATTTCAAATATTCCGGAGGATATCCTTACCTGAACCTCCAGGTCAGGAAGGTCCTCCAAAGGGCCGGCGGTGCTGACGGCCTTCGATCGATACCAGGGAACAGTCGATTTCAGTTGTAGCATCAGCGGCCACAACAATATTTTCGATCGTTAAGGGTGCATACCCTTCCGCCCTGCATGTCATGGAGTAGATGCCCGGTTGAAGGATTCGATGGAAGTCTCCCAGCCGTGGATCGGTCGGGACAGCCTTATAGGCATGGGGGACTGCGGTGTAGGTCGATTCTGTCGCCGTCACCTCCACCCGGCCATCCAGGGCCTGTCCCGTGGCGTTATCGGTCATCCGACCGGATACACCCTGGAAGCTTTTCAAGATGTAATTGATGGTGGCCTGGCGGTGCTGTTCGGTATAGAAGGGGATTTGGTTTGAGTTGGGCCACTTGGTGGTAGTGACTTCGACCGTCGTGTCCAGGTCTCCCCATTCGGAATAGGACCAGTCGTTGGTGTCCCCCCGTGTGATGTACCATTCCGCACCGTTGGTGAACCAGAATCCATAGGTTGTAACATCCCGTTCATACGCTTCTGCAAGTCCGTGCTCCGAAGGGTCTGCTCTGCCCCATGGACCGCCGGACCGGGAAGAAAAGAAGATGGGTTCATCCGTTGTGGCCGCGGGCGTGTAATTGTAGACCGAGTTGAACAGGGTCGCCCCGGAATGGAATGAAATGGAGGTTGTAAACCGATGTCCAAGCACCTCCGTGAGATCCCTGATTGCCCGGGTCTCGGACTCTGTGAAGGGCTGGTTGTAGGGCTCGTCATTCCCGTTTGGTCCCCGAAAATTACGGTTGAGGTCAATCCCCCGGCTGTTGAAACGGCTCTGCGCGGCCAGACCCCAGGGGTTGACAAGGGGCACGAACCAGACTTCGGCGCCCTGGACAATCTGTGTGGCCTCCGCATCGGTTCCGTAGTTCTCCACGATCCAGTCCAGGACAGAACATGCAACCATCATCGAAGAAGTTTCATCGCCATGAATCGCCGCGATAATTCGGACCTCCGGTTCCACCTCATCCTGGTCCGGGTTGTCCGATACTTTTATGGCAAGAATGTCATACGCTCCATCCTGGGAATCACCAATGTCGTAGAGGCGGGTTATATCCGGATGCTGGACATGGAGATCAAGAAGGTGCTCCATGAGAGATCCTGTCGGAGGCGATTCTGTGTCGAATCGGGAAGGTGTGTAATAACAGGGCCATGGTGTTGTGGAGCAATACCCGGGAATCGCACGCTGCGCCCGTTCTTCGGTCATGATTTCCGTCAGGATTGTGTACGGAAGACCGGAATGCGTGAGTTTTTCCATCTCTTCAGGGCGAACGTAAACCCGAAATCGTGATCCCTCCCTTTTATCAATATTTAACTTCAGCCCGTACAGAGAGTCGATCTGCTGCTCTGTGTCAGTTCTGATCTCCACAAGCACGCGTTCCTGGAAAGTGTCGGAAAGGGCCCCGCGTGGCGTGCTGAGAAGTGCGATGGCAAGAACGAGTAGGAATTTGTTGTGAATCGGCATGGGATATCTATTGTACGATACTCGGTCCGGAAGGAGAACTACGTTTACATTCGCCACCCCATTCAGTACAATAACCGGACATCCCCTTGAGGGAAAGACTTCACCGAGGAGGGCTGAACCCCATGTTTCGATATCTTTCCATGCTGATGCTTATCGTTTCAATTCCTGCACTGATCTTTGGGTGTACAAATTTTTTAATCACACAGGGAGCTTCCGTGGATGGGTCGGTCATGATCTCCTATTCCGCAGATTCCCATGAATTCTATGGTGATCTTCTGATTCTTCCCGCGGGTGTGCATGGAGAGGGAACCATGGTTGATATTATCGAATGGGATTCCGGAAAATATCTGGGGCAGATTCCCCAGGCGCCCCGGACCTACAGCGTGGTCGGTCACATCAATGAGCACCAGGTCGCCATCGCGGAAACAACCTTTACCGGGCGGAGCGAACTCGAAGGACCCAGCGGGATCCTGGATTACGGAAGTTTAATGTTCCTTGCCCTGCAACGGGCAAAGACAGCCCGTGAAGCCATCGGTGTCATCACGAGCCTTGTGGATGAGTATGGTTACGCTTCCACGGGAGAATCTCTTTCCATTGCCGATAAAAATGAGGCATGGATCATGGAGATCATTGGGAAGGGCAAGGGAGAGAAGGGAGCTGTCTGGGTTGCTCGCAGAATCCCGGACGGGTTCATTTCGGCCCATGCCAACCAGTCCCGGATTCATCAGTTTCCTATGAATGATCCTGAAAACTGCGTCTACGCTCCGGATGTAATCGAATTTGCAAGGAAGAAGGGATATTTTGAAGGGAAGGATAAAGATTTTTCCTTCGCAGATGCTTACGCTCCGGCCGATTACGGCGCGCTCCGTTTTTGTGAGGCCAGAGTCTGGGCCATGTTCAACCGGGCTCGGCCCTCCGAGAAAATTTCATCGGATTATGTTCTGGCTGAAGAAGGTGCGACTCCGATGCCCCTGTGGATCAAACCCGATAAGAAACTTTCCGTTCATGATGTCATGGAGTTCATGAGAGACCATTTCGAAGGAACGGTTCTTGATATGACCAAAGATGTGGGTGCGGGTCCCTACAAGCTTCCCTACCGCTGGCGCCCGCTAACCTGGAAGGTCGATGATGTTGAATACTGCAACGAGAGAGCGACCTCCACACAGCAGACCGGGTTTTCCTTTGTGGCCCAGATGCGTTCCACCCTTCCCGATCCCATAGGTGGGATTATCTGGTTCGGGGTGGACGATACGTACAGTACAGTCTACGTGCCGATGTACTGCGGGATCACTCGGGCTCCCCACAGCTTCGCCCGTGGAACGGGTTCATTCCATGAGTTTTCCTGGGATGCGGCCTTCTGGGTGTTTAACTTTGTCTCCAACTATGCGTATGGTCGATACAGCGAGATGATCCAGGACATTCAGAAGGTCCAGCGGGAGCTGGAAGGGTCGTTTCTTGCCGAAGTCCCGGAGATCGATCGGGCAGCTCTGAATCTTTACAAAGACGCTCCCCGTCGTGCCAGGGATTACCTTACGGAATACTCCGCACGCAGGGGGGACGAAGTGACAGCGAGGTGGAAAAAACTGGGAGAATTCCTGATTTACAAGTATCTCGATGGAAACCTGAAGGATGCCCAGGGACATGTTACCCACCCCGGCTACCCTGAAGACTGGTACAAAAGAGTCGTGCAGGATACGGGTGACCATTTCAAGATGAAGAAGCTACCCGGAGAAGAACCGACCCACTGAGCTGGTATCACGACCTTCCTGTTTTTCCATGATATGATGGAAGAGTCAGGAGGGCGCATGGAGCATCTGTCAGCTGAGGAAAAGAAGATCCTTCATGTATTCGGGTCCCATTCTCCCGTCTCTGGATATGGAATCACCTATGAGGCGTTCCTGGTGGAGATCGACAGCCTTTCTCCCCAGAGCATAAATGGAGCGATTCACAACCTGGTGAAAAGAAATTTCATTTATGAACAGGAGGAATCGGGGCGCAGGCTCTTTCATCTGGCCCCGAAAGGACAATCCTATCTCGACTTGCGACCGGAGTCGGAATCTTCGTAGAACGGGTCAGCGATCCCGGTATTTTTCTCGAATCGTATTCAGGACTTCGAGAGCTTCTTCCCGCGTGGCAATATCCCCTTCCACCTGCCGCCGAACGATACTGTCCAGAATTTTTCCGATATCAGGGCCGGGAACCATTCCAAGAACATTCATCACATCCTCACCT
The sequence above is a segment of the Thermoanaerobaculia bacterium genome. Coding sequences within it:
- a CDS encoding GDSL-type esterase/lipase family protein; protein product: MTAGYGVESDQSFPVLLEPLVEVPVVARGRNGDTTILARDRIEQAMADDPWIVLVELGGNDFLKGVAKERTEKELKGIVTAFQDGGAIVVLLGMDLGLFTDEYGEIYTRVAEDAGAFLIPSINRGILDKGAYRQEDRIHPNAAGHRKLAERLADELKPILLRANRPPGL
- a CDS encoding aldo/keto reductase; amino-acid sequence: MSEERKSTNRRTFIRMGVAGVAGLSAGALKGQEPEKKTPSGKEETNPHPIPRRKLGRTGIEVPILSMGAQAEDPAVYRAAAKAGITHFDTAETYNRGQHEEMLAEAMKDFPREQLLIGTKVYMHADQKTGLYPKNLSISSFYEKFEGSLKRLKMDYVDILYIHSVTSAGGVSCAPLMEALVKLKKEGKTRAIGLSTHTNEAQVIDAAREAKVYEVILTSYNFLQPHSAEMQRAIEQGAKAGIGFVAMKTQAGVFYDRERKEPIPMKAALKWALSNPHIATAIAGFTTFDQLEEDLAAVQDLSLSAEEKKGLRLVEGKAGLYCSQCRQCLDQCPHSLSIPDYMRAYMYAYGYRNLSKAYQTLSEFKGKAVPCTECPSCTVTCAKQFDVKMKVLDVARISNIPEDILT
- a CDS encoding DUF2817 domain-containing protein; the encoded protein is MPIHNKFLLVLAIALLSTPRGALSDTFQERVLVEIRTDTEQQIDSLYGLKLNIDKREGSRFRVYVRPEEMEKLTHSGLPYTILTEIMTEERAQRAIPGYCSTTPWPCYYTPSRFDTESPPTGSLMEHLLDLHVQHPDITRLYDIGDSQDGAYDILAIKVSDNPDQDEVEPEVRIIAAIHGDETSSMMVACSVLDWIVENYGTDAEATQIVQGAEVWFVPLVNPWGLAAQSRFNSRGIDLNRNFRGPNGNDEPYNQPFTESETRAIRDLTEVLGHRFTTSISFHSGATLFNSVYNYTPAATTDEPIFFSSRSGGPWGRADPSEHGLAEAYERDVTTYGFWFTNGAEWYITRGDTNDWSYSEWGDLDTTVEVTTTKWPNSNQIPFYTEQHRQATINYILKSFQGVSGRMTDNATGQALDGRVEVTATESTYTAVPHAYKAVPTDPRLGDFHRILQPGIYSMTCRAEGYAPLTIENIVVAADATTEIDCSLVSIEGRQHRRPFGGPS
- a CDS encoding C69 family dipeptidase, yielding MFRYLSMLMLIVSIPALIFGCTNFLITQGASVDGSVMISYSADSHEFYGDLLILPAGVHGEGTMVDIIEWDSGKYLGQIPQAPRTYSVVGHINEHQVAIAETTFTGRSELEGPSGILDYGSLMFLALQRAKTAREAIGVITSLVDEYGYASTGESLSIADKNEAWIMEIIGKGKGEKGAVWVARRIPDGFISAHANQSRIHQFPMNDPENCVYAPDVIEFARKKGYFEGKDKDFSFADAYAPADYGALRFCEARVWAMFNRARPSEKISSDYVLAEEGATPMPLWIKPDKKLSVHDVMEFMRDHFEGTVLDMTKDVGAGPYKLPYRWRPLTWKVDDVEYCNERATSTQQTGFSFVAQMRSTLPDPIGGIIWFGVDDTYSTVYVPMYCGITRAPHSFARGTGSFHEFSWDAAFWVFNFVSNYAYGRYSEMIQDIQKVQRELEGSFLAEVPEIDRAALNLYKDAPRRARDYLTEYSARRGDEVTARWKKLGEFLIYKYLDGNLKDAQGHVTHPGYPEDWYKRVVQDTGDHFKMKKLPGEEPTH